A genomic region of Nostoc sp. UHCC 0702 contains the following coding sequences:
- a CDS encoding SpoIID/LytB domain-containing protein, protein MRQNHYVTKQLKNPQRQSSGSGNPPKALAPHRHIQGWNQVMKFSLWRFSYSVLTTFCLLGLTAASGPESNIEDVKLRIGIVQRFGEKPTAKLQLEPTKGDRLKLKFKVGNKEQTLFTEKSVKLETVMQALPKPVIEEVVVLGTYRTFETAEDSANKWRSQGIEVEIAQPERWQVWAKRDIYNTPLLRRLLFQGIQTINHETAYIDTKIRKQIPQVNWVVNGKRYNLNSLEISTDKNLIRVNKSEKPENGRLYAGQLNLQPNAYGTYTLVNQVPLETYLRGVVPYEIGTNAPKAAMEAQAIIARTYALRNLRRFASDNYQLCADTHCQVYNGLSGTDKKTDQAIAATRNMVLTYKNELVDALYSSTTGGVTASFSDIWNGEDRPYLRPVIDAPTNFWNLSQQSLADEKNFQKFITMQQGFNESSWDMFRWYKETSLEDITKDLQKFLRVKNSPYAKFKTIQAMAVVKRSSSGRILEFAVKTDIGTFNLHKDEVRSAFAAPVSTLFYIEPLNRSQSGLWGYAFIGGGLGHGVGLSQTGAQNLAKLGWSSPKILQFYYPDTQIKILSKEIKF, encoded by the coding sequence ATGCGACAAAACCACTACGTTACAAAGCAACTGAAAAATCCGCAACGCCAGTCGTCTGGGTCGGGAAACCCTCCGAAAGCGCTGGCTCCCCATCGCCACATTCAGGGGTGGAATCAGGTCATGAAATTTTCTCTCTGGCGTTTTTCTTACTCTGTGCTAACGACATTTTGTTTATTGGGTCTGACAGCCGCATCGGGGCCGGAGAGTAACATTGAGGATGTGAAACTGAGAATTGGGATTGTGCAGCGATTTGGAGAGAAGCCCACAGCCAAGCTGCAACTAGAACCTACAAAAGGCGATCGCTTAAAATTGAAATTCAAAGTAGGTAACAAAGAGCAGACCCTATTTACGGAAAAATCCGTAAAGCTGGAAACAGTAATGCAAGCTTTACCGAAACCTGTAATTGAAGAAGTTGTTGTTTTGGGTACTTACCGTACCTTTGAAACAGCTGAAGATAGTGCGAATAAATGGCGTTCTCAGGGAATAGAGGTGGAAATAGCCCAGCCAGAACGTTGGCAAGTTTGGGCAAAACGGGACATTTATAATACTCCCTTACTGCGGCGTTTGCTATTCCAAGGCATACAGACTATTAACCATGAAACGGCATATATTGATACAAAAATACGTAAACAGATACCGCAAGTTAATTGGGTCGTCAATGGCAAGCGCTATAACTTGAATTCCTTAGAGATTAGCACTGACAAAAACTTGATTCGCGTGAATAAAAGCGAAAAACCAGAGAATGGTCGGCTTTATGCCGGGCAGTTAAATTTACAGCCCAACGCCTACGGGACATACACTTTAGTTAACCAAGTACCCTTAGAAACTTATTTACGCGGAGTTGTGCCTTATGAAATTGGCACAAATGCCCCAAAGGCGGCGATGGAAGCCCAGGCAATTATCGCCCGGACTTATGCCTTGAGAAACTTACGTAGATTTGCTAGCGATAACTACCAGTTATGTGCCGATACTCACTGTCAAGTTTATAACGGACTGAGTGGCACAGATAAGAAAACAGACCAGGCGATCGCGGCCACAAGGAATATGGTACTAACTTATAAAAATGAGCTAGTAGATGCTTTATATTCTTCTACTACTGGGGGTGTCACCGCCTCCTTTAGTGATATTTGGAATGGTGAAGATCGTCCTTATTTGCGCCCAGTAATTGATGCTCCTACTAATTTTTGGAACTTATCTCAGCAGAGTTTAGCAGATGAAAAGAATTTTCAAAAGTTTATAACTATGCAGCAAGGATTTAATGAAAGCAGCTGGGACATGTTTCGTTGGTACAAAGAAACTAGCCTAGAGGATATTACCAAAGACTTGCAGAAATTTTTGCGGGTGAAAAATAGCCCATATGCCAAATTCAAGACCATTCAAGCGATGGCTGTTGTTAAGAGAAGTTCCAGCGGACGCATTCTCGAATTCGCTGTAAAAACAGATATTGGCACTTTTAATTTACATAAAGACGAGGTTCGTAGTGCCTTTGCTGCTCCTGTGAGTACGCTTTTTTACATAGAACCTCTCAACAGAAGCCAATCTGGGCTGTGGGGATATGCTTTTATTGGTGGAGGACTCGGACATGGAGTCGGCTTAAGTCAAACTGGCGCTCAAAATTTGGCTAAACTAGGTTGGTCGAGTCCGAAAATTCTGCAATTCTACTATCCAGACACTCAAATTAAAATTCTCAGCAAAGAGATCAAATTTTAG
- a CDS encoding ParB N-terminal domain-containing protein — MVRVQEIPLSQINRPLPRGNDPKKVEALMESIAAIGQQEPIDVLEVDGLYYGFSGCHRYEACQRLGKETILARVRKAPRSVLKMHLA; from the coding sequence ATGGTGAGAGTCCAAGAAATTCCATTAAGTCAAATTAACCGGCCGTTGCCCCGTGGCAACGATCCCAAGAAAGTGGAAGCATTAATGGAATCAATAGCAGCCATTGGGCAGCAAGAACCCATTGATGTCCTAGAAGTAGATGGACTGTATTATGGCTTTTCTGGTTGCCATCGCTATGAAGCTTGCCAGCGTTTAGGCAAAGAAACGATTTTAGCCAGAGTCCGCAAAGCTCCCCGCAGCGTTTTGAAGATGCACTTGGCATAG
- a CDS encoding DNA starvation/stationary phase protection protein has protein sequence MSSQGTIKNVNIGIDEASRAKIAEGLSRLLADTYTLYLKTHNFHWNVTGPMFQTLHLMFETQYTELALAVDLIAERIRALGYPAPGTYNEYAKLSSIPETPGVPKATEMIRLLVEGQEAVVRTARSIFPVVEEVNDEPTADLLTQRMQVHEKTAWMLRSLLEE, from the coding sequence ATGTCATCTCAGGGAACAATTAAAAATGTAAATATTGGTATAGACGAAGCAAGTAGGGCAAAAATCGCCGAGGGGCTATCTCGCCTGTTGGCTGACACCTACACACTGTACCTGAAAACTCATAATTTCCATTGGAACGTTACAGGGCCAATGTTTCAAACGCTGCATTTGATGTTTGAGACACAGTATACAGAACTAGCCTTAGCAGTTGATTTAATTGCTGAAAGAATTAGAGCGCTTGGCTATCCTGCACCAGGAACCTATAACGAATATGCCAAGCTGAGTTCAATTCCAGAAACTCCAGGAGTTCCCAAAGCTACGGAAATGATCCGCTTACTGGTGGAAGGACAAGAAGCTGTAGTGCGAACTGCACGGTCAATCTTTCCTGTAGTCGAAGAAGTTAACGACGAACCCACGGCTGATCTGTTGACTCAGCGGATGCAAGTGCATGAAAAAACAGCTTGGATGTTGAGAAGTTTACTGGAAGAATAG
- the grpE gene encoding nucleotide exchange factor GrpE has product MPNNPFTKKLQNLMQQVGISSFKQLSRAAGVSERQILRLRQGKLEQMRLDVLLKLSALLKVPLSELVATFSPVDLVKEKAATTQELLQEIADLKTEYQRSLLQLEQQQEFLLQQFQHSSLQMLESLLLQWPTAAQKAQENPQLAAVKIVPLVQKPLEKLLQAWGVEAIASVGDELPYDPQLHELMKGTAQPGETVKVRYTGYLQGNKLLYRAKVSPVTES; this is encoded by the coding sequence ATGCCCAATAATCCTTTCACCAAAAAGTTGCAAAATTTAATGCAACAAGTGGGTATTTCCAGTTTCAAACAGCTGAGTCGTGCTGCTGGCGTCTCAGAGCGTCAGATTTTGCGACTGCGACAGGGAAAGCTAGAGCAGATGCGGTTAGATGTGCTGCTCAAACTGTCGGCATTGCTAAAAGTGCCATTGAGTGAATTAGTAGCAACTTTTTCGCCAGTAGACTTGGTAAAAGAGAAAGCAGCAACCACTCAGGAATTGTTACAAGAGATTGCAGATTTAAAAACAGAGTACCAGCGATCGCTACTCCAACTAGAACAGCAGCAAGAGTTCTTGTTGCAACAGTTCCAGCATTCCAGTTTACAAATGCTGGAATCTTTGTTATTGCAATGGCCCACAGCAGCCCAGAAAGCGCAGGAAAATCCGCAATTAGCAGCGGTGAAAATAGTCCCCTTGGTGCAAAAACCCTTAGAAAAATTGCTACAAGCATGGGGAGTGGAAGCGATCGCATCGGTAGGAGACGAACTACCTTATGATCCCCAGTTGCACGAATTGATGAAAGGAACTGCACAACCAGGTGAAACAGTCAAAGTGCGTTATACTGGCTACCTTCAAGGCAACAAGCTGCTTTATAGAGCCAAAGTCAGTCCTGTAACAGAAAGTTAG